The Litchfieldia alkalitelluris genome has a window encoding:
- the carB gene encoding carbamoyl-phosphate synthase large subunit gives MPKRVDINTILVIGSGPIVIGQAAEFDYAGTQACIALKEEGYKVILVNSNPATIMTDTEIADKVYIEPLNLEFVSRIIRKERPDALLPTLGGQTGLNLAVELANSGVLDECGVEILGTKLSAIEKAEDRDLFRTLMNELNEPVPDSDIIHTLEEAFKFVGEIGYPVIVRPAYTLGGTGGGICHNDEELTEIVTSGLKNSPVTQCLLEKSIAGFKEIEYEVMRDSADNAIVVCNMENFDPVGVHTGDSIVTAPSQTLSDREYQLLRNTSLKIIRALQIEGGCNVQLALDPHSFNYYIIEVNPRVSRSSALASKATGYPIAKLAAKIAVGLTLDEMINPVTGKTYACFEPALDYVVTKIPRWPFDKFESANRRLGTQMKATGEVMAIGRNFEESILKAVRSLEANVYHLELKDAASFDDEIIEKRIRKAGDERLFYIAEAIRRGVTIEQIHAWSEIDLFFLQKIKNIISFEARLKEHKGDKETLIQAKKLGFSDYAIANLWEMAEQEIYQIRTNENIMPVYKMVDTCAAEFESSTAYFYGTYEDENESIVTERKSVIVLGSGPIRIGQGIEFDYATVHSVWAIKEAGYEAIIINNNPETVSTDFSISDKLYFEPLTLEDVMHIVELEKPEGVVVQFGGQTAINLADGLAARGVKILGTSLEDMDRAENRDKFEQTINELGVPQPKGKTATSVEQAVLIAESIGYPVLVRPSYVLGGRAMEIVYKTEELLHYMENAVKVNPQHPVLIDRYLTGKEIEVDAICDGETVFIPGIMEHIERAGVHSGDSIAVYPPQSLSQDVREQIINHTISLAKGLKIKGLLNIQFVIAKEVVYVLEVNPRSSRTVPFLSKITGVPMANIATKVILGTSLRDLGYQTGLHPESEGVYVKVPVFSFAKLRRVDISLGPEMKSTGEVMGKDSTLEKALYKGLVAAGTKISTHGSVLMTIADKDKEEALDIAKRFYAIGYNIMATSGTASLITQAGIPVTVVNKIGSQEKNLIDVIRQGEAQFVINTLTRGKQPLRDGFRIRRESVENGVACLTSLDTAKAILGVLESMTFSSEAMPKIVQTREVTFS, from the coding sequence ATGCCAAAACGCGTAGACATAAATACAATTCTAGTAATCGGATCAGGACCAATTGTTATTGGGCAAGCAGCAGAATTTGATTATGCAGGTACTCAAGCTTGTATCGCATTAAAAGAAGAAGGCTATAAAGTTATATTGGTTAACTCAAACCCTGCAACAATCATGACAGATACAGAAATTGCAGACAAAGTATACATTGAACCTCTGAATCTTGAATTTGTAAGTCGTATCATTCGTAAAGAACGTCCAGATGCCCTTTTACCAACACTTGGTGGGCAAACAGGTCTTAATCTAGCTGTAGAACTAGCAAACTCTGGTGTTTTAGATGAGTGTGGAGTAGAAATCTTAGGTACGAAGCTTTCTGCGATTGAAAAAGCGGAAGACAGAGACTTGTTCCGTACATTAATGAATGAATTAAATGAGCCAGTTCCTGATAGTGATATTATCCATACTTTAGAAGAAGCATTTAAATTTGTTGGAGAAATTGGATATCCGGTTATTGTTAGACCAGCTTATACACTTGGTGGAACAGGAGGCGGTATCTGCCATAATGATGAAGAATTAACTGAAATAGTCACAAGTGGTTTGAAGAACAGCCCTGTAACACAATGTCTACTTGAAAAAAGCATTGCTGGGTTTAAGGAAATAGAATATGAGGTAATGCGCGATTCAGCAGATAATGCAATTGTAGTGTGTAATATGGAAAACTTTGATCCAGTTGGCGTTCACACAGGTGATTCCATTGTAACTGCACCAAGCCAAACGTTAAGTGACCGTGAATATCAATTATTACGTAATACTTCATTAAAAATTATTCGTGCACTTCAAATCGAAGGTGGTTGTAATGTTCAACTGGCATTAGATCCCCATAGCTTTAACTACTATATTATTGAGGTAAACCCTCGTGTAAGTCGTTCATCTGCACTTGCTTCTAAAGCAACTGGCTATCCAATTGCTAAGCTTGCAGCTAAAATCGCAGTAGGATTAACACTTGATGAAATGATTAACCCTGTAACTGGAAAAACATACGCTTGCTTTGAACCAGCTCTTGATTATGTTGTTACAAAAATTCCAAGATGGCCTTTCGATAAATTTGAATCAGCAAACAGACGCCTTGGAACTCAAATGAAAGCAACTGGTGAAGTGATGGCAATCGGACGTAACTTTGAAGAATCGATTTTAAAAGCGGTTCGTTCACTGGAAGCAAATGTATATCACTTAGAATTAAAGGATGCAGCAAGCTTTGATGACGAAATCATTGAAAAGAGAATTCGCAAAGCTGGAGATGAGCGCTTATTCTATATTGCTGAAGCCATTAGACGAGGAGTAACCATTGAGCAAATCCACGCATGGAGTGAAATCGATTTATTCTTCCTTCAAAAAATCAAGAATATTATCAGTTTTGAAGCTAGATTAAAGGAGCATAAAGGTGATAAAGAAACATTAATTCAAGCAAAGAAACTAGGTTTCTCTGACTATGCGATTGCAAATCTCTGGGAAATGGCAGAACAAGAAATCTATCAAATTCGCACGAACGAAAATATCATGCCAGTGTACAAAATGGTAGATACATGTGCAGCTGAATTTGAATCATCAACAGCTTACTTCTATGGAACATATGAAGATGAAAACGAATCAATCGTAACAGAACGTAAAAGTGTGATTGTGTTAGGTTCTGGACCAATCCGAATTGGTCAGGGAATTGAGTTTGATTATGCAACAGTACATTCAGTATGGGCAATTAAAGAAGCTGGATATGAAGCTATTATTATCAACAATAACCCAGAGACAGTATCCACTGATTTCAGTATCTCTGATAAGCTTTATTTCGAACCATTAACACTAGAAGATGTTATGCATATTGTTGAACTCGAGAAACCAGAAGGTGTAGTTGTTCAATTCGGTGGGCAAACAGCAATTAACTTGGCTGACGGTCTTGCGGCTAGAGGCGTAAAAATCTTAGGAACGTCTTTAGAAGACATGGATCGTGCAGAGAATCGTGATAAATTCGAACAAACAATTAATGAACTTGGTGTACCACAACCAAAAGGGAAAACTGCTACCTCTGTTGAACAAGCAGTATTAATTGCTGAATCTATTGGATATCCAGTATTAGTCCGTCCATCCTACGTACTTGGTGGGAGAGCGATGGAAATCGTTTATAAAACTGAAGAGTTGCTTCACTATATGGAAAATGCAGTAAAAGTTAATCCGCAACATCCGGTATTAATCGATCGTTACTTAACTGGTAAAGAAATCGAAGTAGATGCGATTTGTGATGGTGAAACAGTGTTTATTCCTGGAATCATGGAGCATATTGAGCGTGCTGGAGTCCATTCAGGAGATTCAATTGCAGTGTATCCACCGCAAAGCTTGTCACAAGATGTTAGAGAACAAATTATTAACCATACAATTTCACTAGCAAAAGGCTTAAAGATTAAGGGACTATTAAACATTCAATTTGTTATCGCAAAAGAAGTAGTTTATGTACTAGAGGTTAATCCACGTTCTAGTAGAACCGTTCCATTCTTAAGTAAAATTACTGGTGTACCAATGGCGAATATTGCAACAAAAGTAATCTTGGGAACTTCATTAAGAGATCTTGGCTATCAAACAGGGTTACATCCTGAAAGTGAAGGAGTATATGTTAAGGTTCCTGTCTTCTCATTTGCAAAGCTAAGAAGAGTAGACATCTCACTTGGACCGGAAATGAAATCAACAGGTGAAGTAATGGGTAAAGACTCTACACTTGAAAAAGCTTTATACAAAGGTCTTGTAGCAGCAGGTACTAAAATTTCTACACATGGATCAGTTCTGATGACAATTGCTGATAAAGATAAGGAAGAGGCATTAGATATCGCTAAAAGATTTTACGCTATTGGATATAACATTATGGCTACAAGTGGAACAGCGAGCTTAATCACACAAGCTGGAATTCCAGTAACAGTTGTAAACAAAATTGGATCACAAGAAAAGAATTTAATTGATGTCATCCGCCAAGGAGAAGCACAATTTGTAATTAACACATTAACAAGAGGAAAGCAGCCACTTCGTGATGGATTCAGAATTCGTCGTGAATCAGTAGAAAATGGAGTAGCATGTTTAACTTCACTAGATACAGCAAAAGCAATCCTTGGAGTGTTAGAATCAATGACATTTTCAAGTGAAGCTATGCCTAAAATCGTTCAAACACGTGAGGTGACTTTTTCTTGA